In Myxococcus stipitatus, the DNA window CACGGGCGCGAAGTGGATGGGCGGCATCTACTCGCGCCCGCTCGACGTGCCGGCGCTGCTCGCCCGGGCCGCCGAGTGGCGCCTGGAGCGCGCCCTCTACACGTCGCTGTCCATCGTCGCCCGCCTGTTCCCCGAGGCCGCTCCGGACGCCACCGCCGCGCTGCCGCCGCTGCGCAGGGCCACGCGCGAGCTGCTGGACCGCACGGTGGTGGGTCCAGTTGGCACCCCCGGACGCACCTCGGCTCTCAAGGGCTTGGAAAGAGTGCGTCGTCTGCTCACGGGGCAGTGAGGCCGGCCGGCCGCCGTACGGTCAGAGGGGACGGGCTTTCTTTCAGAGCGCGTCCCGGCGTATGAGTTCCAGGCAGGAAACCTCCCCACTCCTGGGACTCTTTCAATGCGTATTGCCATCATCGGAACCGGCTACGTCGGCCTCGTCGCGGGCACGTGCTTCGCGGACTCGGGCAACGACGTGACGTGCGTGGATATCGACGAGCGGAAGATCCGCATGCTCCAGGCGGGCGAGGTGCCCATCTACGAGCCCGGTCTCGAGGAGCTCATCAAGAAGAACGTGCGCGAGAAGCGCCTGTTCTTCACGCGCGACCTGGCCGAGGCCGTCTCCGCCGCGCAGGTGGTCTTCATCGCCGTGGGCACGCCCGAGGGCGAGACGGGCGACGCCGACCTCCAGTACGTGCTGGCCGCCGCCGAGCAGATCGGCAAGGCGATGAAGCAGTACACCGTCGTCGTCGACAAGAGCACCGTGCCGGTGGGCACCGCGGACAAGGTGCGCGAGGCCATCCGCAAGGTGACGAGCATCGAGTTCGACGTTGTCTCCAACCCGGAGTTCCTCAAGGAGGGCGCCGCGCTCGACGACTTCCTCAAGCCCGACCGCGTCGTCATCGGCGTGGACTCCGAGCGCGCCCGCCAGGTGATGGGCGACCTGTACGCCCCCTTCGTGCGCACCGAGAACCCGGTGCTGTTCATGGACACGCGCTCGGCGGAGCTGACCAAGTACGCGGCCAACGCGATGCTCGCCACGCGCATCTCGTTCATGAACGACATCGCCGCGCTCTGCGAGAAGGTGGGCGCGGACGTGGACTTCGTGCGCAAGGGTCTGGGGTCGGACCGCCGCATCGGCTACCCGTTCCTCTTCCCCGGCGTGGGCTACGGCGGCTCCTGCTTCCCCAAGGACGTGAAGGCGCTGGGCGCCACCGCGCGTGAGTTCGGCCTGGAGCTGGACCTGCTGCGCGCCGTGGAGCGCACCAACGAGCGGCAGAAGAAGCTGCTGGTGAACAAGGCGACCAGGCACTTCGGCGGCTCGCTGGAGGGCAAGAAGTTCGGCGTGTGGGGCCTGGCCTTCAAGCCGAAGACGGACGACATGCGCGAGGCGCCCTCCATCGACGTCATCGAGGGCCTCATCGGCAAGGGCGCGCAGGTCATCGCCCACGACCCGGTGGCCACGCACACCGCGCGCCGCGTCTTCGGCGACCGCATCCGCTACGCCAGCGTGCCCTACGAGGCGCTGGAGGGCGTGGACGCGCTCTTCGTCGTCACCGAGTGGAACGAGTTCCGCCGCCCGGACTTCGAGCGCATGAAGTCGCTGATGAAGGCCCCTGTCATCTTCGACGGCCGCAACGTGTTCGACCCGGCGCGCATGCGCGAGCTGGGCTTCACGTACTACGGCATCGGGCGGAAGTGAGCGGAAGCAGCGCCCGCTCGCTCGACGCGCTCACGGGGCTGCGCTTCCTCGCGGCCCTCCACGTCGTGTTGTTCCACTTCGCGCGGCCGGCCCTGGAGCCGGCCCCGGTGTGGCTGGGCAACCTCGTGGGCGCGGGCTACTCCGCCGTCGGCGTCTTCTTCGTCCTCTCCGGCTTCGTCCTCGCCTGGAACTACCTGGACGCGGAAGGGCGCATGGAGACGGGCACCCGCGCCTTCCAGGCCGCGCGCCTGGCCCGGGTGTATCCCGTCTACGTGCTGACGTTCCTGCTGTCCGCGCCGCCCACCATCGAGGCGTCCGTCGCGGACAACGGCTGGCTGCTGGCCGGCGCGAAGCTGGTGGTGGGCGGGCTGCTCACGCTGACGCTCGCGCAGGCGTGGGTGCCGAGGCTCGCGCTGTACTGGAACCCCCCGGGCTGGTCCGTATCGGTGGAGGCGTTCTTCTACGCGCTCTTCCCCCGGCTGACGCGGTGGCTGCCGCGCCTGAGGCCCGCGCGGCTGGGGTGGGCGCTCGTCGTCGTCTGGGCGCTGGGACTCGCGCCGCCGCTCGCGTACCTGGCGACGCGACCGGACGGCCCCATCCCCCTGGACGCGCACGCCTGGGGGCCGTGGCTGGCGTTGATGAAGTTCAGCCCGCTGGCGCGGCTGCCGGAGTTCCTGCTCGGCGTGCTGCTGGGTTGGTGCTTCGTGCGCGAGCGGAGCGCGGGGCCCGCGCGTGGCTCCGGCGCGGTGTTCGCCACCGTGGGGCTGGCGCTGCTCGTGGCGGCGGGGATGGCGGGCGAGGCGGTGGCCTACCCGCTGATGCACAACGCGCTGCTGGCGCCGGCGTCGGGGCTGCTGGTGTACGGGCTGGCGCGGGGCGGTGGGTGGCTGGGCCGGTGGCTGGCGCACCCGCTCATGGTTCGGCTGGGGGCGGCGAGCTACGCGCTGTACCTCTTGCAGTACCCGGCGGGCGAGGCGGCCGCGAAGCTGGAGCGCCTGCTGTCGCC includes these proteins:
- a CDS encoding acyltransferase family protein, with amino-acid sequence MSGSSARSLDALTGLRFLAALHVVLFHFARPALEPAPVWLGNLVGAGYSAVGVFFVLSGFVLAWNYLDAEGRMETGTRAFQAARLARVYPVYVLTFLLSAPPTIEASVADNGWLLAGAKLVVGGLLTLTLAQAWVPRLALYWNPPGWSVSVEAFFYALFPRLTRWLPRLRPARLGWALVVVWALGLAPPLAYLATRPDGPIPLDAHAWGPWLALMKFSPLARLPEFLLGVLLGWCFVRERSAGPARGSGAVFATVGLALLVAAGMAGEAVAYPLMHNALLAPASGLLVYGLARGGGWLGRWLAHPLMVRLGAASYALYLLQYPAGEAAAKLERLLSPWVDLHTPWGWLGSVLALAVPTSLLVHHFVETPLRGRMRKALQPWVDAERGAAESRPVAPGA
- a CDS encoding UDP-glucose dehydrogenase family protein is translated as MRIAIIGTGYVGLVAGTCFADSGNDVTCVDIDERKIRMLQAGEVPIYEPGLEELIKKNVREKRLFFTRDLAEAVSAAQVVFIAVGTPEGETGDADLQYVLAAAEQIGKAMKQYTVVVDKSTVPVGTADKVREAIRKVTSIEFDVVSNPEFLKEGAALDDFLKPDRVVIGVDSERARQVMGDLYAPFVRTENPVLFMDTRSAELTKYAANAMLATRISFMNDIAALCEKVGADVDFVRKGLGSDRRIGYPFLFPGVGYGGSCFPKDVKALGATAREFGLELDLLRAVERTNERQKKLLVNKATRHFGGSLEGKKFGVWGLAFKPKTDDMREAPSIDVIEGLIGKGAQVIAHDPVATHTARRVFGDRIRYASVPYEALEGVDALFVVTEWNEFRRPDFERMKSLMKAPVIFDGRNVFDPARMRELGFTYYGIGRK